From one Doryrhamphus excisus isolate RoL2022-K1 chromosome 9, RoL_Dexc_1.0, whole genome shotgun sequence genomic stretch:
- the lrrfip1a gene encoding uncharacterized protein lrrfip1a isoform X24: MIFQVQKLSDDDERLSVGSRGSVRSDLDSVYGAGGSSLVSHKKSKKKKKHKHKDKDRNGYDDEYSVVSSRSSRLSDDSRVSRSSRGDLLASYASSDLYSLNGLSSTRNTGSTGAYQSALYEDSHCSGSQRVTGSGAHSLEYSSYHRSNSRTSSRANSARTSPVDNCGSVASYLRSSASSGGLLRDLDDVTIPDFSDADDKDYLEKGSRSASALTATTLTSLGGSSSRRGSVETAITVDAEAAVREIKEIHELKDQIQDVESKYTQNLKEAKDALTEVEEKYRKAMVSNAQLDNEKNNLMYQVDTLKDSLMELEELLSESRREYEEKVKEFEREKHAHSVLQFQLITMKETLKQSEELLNEIRQLRMKQDGFAREISDLQETVEWKDKKIGALERQKEYTDAIRIERDELREEVVKLKDILKKHGIVLGPDMSINGSAGETETEVGTSGDSVPQPAQESSTFPAEGNSMLGSSVETQLRSSGKEEVDQEQHQEAQTGHLSSDRLSNTDRSYLAESHSRRTEEQKMPLKDINGGQRLECQAEADELPITKVFDEQVLSSEFEEITSTEKVNSDLEQKVATSTDITEDNSTNIFEETNEHRTIDESLSSKTQSYLQDRKHSESCSDEGHGRDLQSCPQKEDVINLDTRPQGNLKHSESCTQDIKDSDSSPQEDVKDSELCPQGNLKDSASCPQDDVNDSESCPQEDVSDSESCPQGNLNDSESCPQEDVNDSESCPQEDVNDFESCPQGNLKDSESCPQEDVNDSKSCPQEDVNDSKSCPQEDVNDSKSCPQEDVNDSKSCPQEDVNDSKSCPQEDVNDSKSCPQEDVNDSKSCPQEDVNDSGSCPQEDVNDSGSCPQEDVNDSGSCPQEDVNDSGSCPQEDVNDSGSCPQEDVNDSGSCPQEDVNDSESCPQEKYTKDSELCPQVGNLKDSASESVLGVSNTELQCVTESAEANDDVEEILTNAPPRGANDPGKKKKKKRRGKKKGRSTEERSQPKDHKESTTTCQESIQPDAVPKDNGSGTECGSDGHIVKRIEESSTDQVIKETDQQHITEQVEHIKASNVEQPNKSKQVEHIETSDVENPKESMMDLILNADDQHLEADKVTLEDENISLTLQLSQTQSHHSADKRDMKQTLESVTVEEHFIKSSDILVDVVSTNTSKILDILDISDDTIKTVTLEPESQNHPSVTMMPPTQCPESPSKPSAPTDSNSHMLIGFSDKGLLENTCTNQKDEQTESERSFSSQNPHDGSHEKSKLSESEKKNEFLDLVKPENSLHDPDKDEIFPETQAEHFMERQPQLYDDQIDPAASDMKVQTQSSSPEEAGNATSPQIVQRLSDEQLGSADNLEEHKHSQSNQEHLQESTAPNQSKTNNTSQENEEHSEDDEKGQSFDFDDMDSDVAVEIQTITNSQEEEVEVGVDVLSDMLAPSPTKLQVVQENSQEKPMDPEVCADVAPADKDLHVEALGIAEDQKEKMRQEKIDATDEQIFVTKDTPPSKAGEFSVLENTREDQPPPQAVSLSVEEALNDVGQPQGDLSATKMGRNRVTEKQPKNSKKGKSKGKDDCKMT, translated from the exons ATG ATCTTTCAGGTCCAGAAG CTTTCAGATGATGATGAACGCTTGTCAGTGGGAAGCCGAGGCAGTGTCAGG TCGGATCTTGATTCAGTTTATGGGGCAGGG GGCTCATCCTTGGTCTCACATAAGAAGtccaagaaaaagaagaaacataAGCATAAAGATAAAGAT AGGAACGGCTATGATGATGAGTACAGTGTTGTGTCCAGCAGG AGTTCAAGACTGAGTGATGACAGCAGGGTCTCACGTTCATCCAGGGGAGATTTGTTG GCATCTTATGCTTCCTCTGACCTGTACAGCCTCAATGGCCTGTCCTCCACTAGGAACACAGGTTCAACTGGTGCGTACCAG AGTGCCTTATATGAGGACAGTCACTGCTCCGGGTCACAGCGAGTCACTGGCTCTGGCGCCCAT TCTTTAGAATACAGTAGCTACCACCGCTCCAACTCCAGAACCTCCAGCAGGGCCAATTCAGCCCGCACCAGCCCAGTG GACAACTGTGGTTCTGTTGCCAGTTATTTAAGAAGCTCAGCAAGTAGTGGTGGCCTCCTCAGGGATCTGGACGATGTTACTATTCCTGATTTTTCTGAT GCAGATGACAAGGATTATCTCGAGAAA ggttcCAGATCAGCTTCTGCATTAACAGCAACGACTCTCACCTCACTCGGCGGGTCTTCCTCACGGAGAGGAAGTGTAGAGACTGCCATAACTGTGGATGCCGAGGCTGCAGTGAGAGAAATTAAG GAAATTCATGAACTGAAGGATCAAATTCAAGATGTGGAGTCCAAGTACACACAGAACCTAAAAGAAGCTAAG GATGCATTGACAGAAGTGGAAGAGAAGTATCGTAAGGCCATGGTATCCAACGCCCAGCTGGACAATGAGAAGAACAACCTCATGTACCAGGTGGATACGCTTAAGGACTCGCTGATGGAACTAGAGGAACTCCTGTCTGAGTCCCGGCGGGAGTATGAAGAGAAGGTCAAG GAATTTGAGCGAGAGAAGCATGCCCACAGTGTGCTTCAGTTCCAATTGATAACAATGAAAGAAACACTGAAACAAAGTGAGGAGCTCTTAAAT GAGATCCGTCAGTTGCGTATGAAACAGGACGGTTTTGCTAGAGAGATATCTGACCTACAGGAGACAGTGGAGTGGAAGGATAAGAAAATTGGG GCCTTAGAGCGACAGAAAGAATACACTGATGCAATCCGAATTGAGCGAGATGAGCTCAGAGAAGAGGTTGTGAAGCTAAAAGATATTCTAAAG AAACATGGAATAGTACTGGGACCTGATATGAGCATCAACGGCAGTGCTGGTGAGACAGAAACAGAAGTCGGCACCAGCGGAGACTCTGTTCCTCAACCAGCTCAGGAATCGTCCACTTTCCCAGCAGAGGGGAACAGCATGCTCG GAAGCTCAGTGGAGACTCAGTTGAGAAGTAGTGGCAAGGAAGAGGTGGATCAAGAGCAGCATCAAGAAGCCCAGACCGGTCATTTGAGCTCTGATAGGTTGTCTAATACTGATCGTTCATATTTAGCGGAATCCCATAGCAGAAGAACAGAAGAACAGAAAATGCCGCTCAAAGACATCAATGGTGGCCAAAGGTTGGAATGTCAGGCTGAAGCTGATGAACTTCCAATCACAAAAGTATTTGATGAACAAGTTCTCAGCTCTGAGTTCGAAGAAATCACAAGTACTGAAAAAGTCAACTCAGATTTAGAACAGAAAGTAGCAACAAGCACAGATATTACTGAAGACAACTCCACTAACATCTTTGAGGAGACAAACGAACACAGAACCATAGATGAAAGTCTTTCATCAAAAACACAATCATATCTACAAGATCGCAAACATTCTGAATCATGCTCCGACGAAGGACATGGAAGAGATTTGCAATCATGTCCCCAAAAAGAAGATGTCATTAATTTAGATACACGTCCTCAAGGAAATCTCAAACATTCTGAATCGTGTACACAAGACATCAAAGATTCAGACTCATCTCCCCAAGAAGACGTCAAAGATTCAGAATTGTGTCCTCAAGGAAATCTCAAAGATTCAGCATCATGTCCTCAGGATGATGTCAACGATTCAGAATCATGTCCCCAAGAAGATGTCAGCGATTCAGAATCATGTCCTCAAGGAAATCTCAACGATTCGGAATCGTGTCCCCAAGAGGATGTCAACGATTCCGAATCGTGTCCCCAAGAGGATGTCAACGATTTCGAATCATGTCCTCAAGGAAATCTCAAAGATTCCGAATCGTGTCCCCAAGAGGATGTCAACGATTCCAAATCGTGTCCCCAAGAGGATGTCAACGATTCCAAATCGTGTCCCCAAGAGGACGTCAACGATTCCAAATCGTGTCCCCAAGAGGACGTCAACGATTCCAAATCGTGTCCCCAAGAGGACGTCAACGATTCCAAATCGTGTCCCCAAGAGGACGTCAACGATTCCAAATCGTGTCCCCAAGAGGACGTCAACGATTCCAAATCGTGTCCCCAAGAGGACGTCAACGATTCCGGATCGTGTCCCCAAGAGGACGTCAACGATTCCGGATCGTGTCCCCAAGAGGACGTCAACGATTCCGGATCGTGTCCCCAAGAGGACGTCAACGATTCCGGATCGTGTCCCCAAGAGGACGTCAACGATTCCGGATCGTGTCCCCAAGAGGACGTCAACGATTCCGGATCGTGTCCCCAAGAGGACGTCAACGATTCAGAATCATGTCCccaagaaaaatatacaaaagatTCTGAATTGTGTCCCCAGGTAGGAAATCTTAAAGACTCTGCGTCTGAGTCTGTCCTAGGTGTATCAAATACTGAACTCCAATGTGTAACTGAAAGTGCTGAGGCAAACGATGATGTTGAAGAAATACTAACAAATGCTCCACCTCGGGGTGCTAACGATCCtgggaaaaagaagaaaaagaagaggagAGGCAAAAAGAAAGGAAGGTCCACGGAGGAAAGAAGTCAACCAAAGGACCACAAGGAATCTACTACTACATGTCAAGAAAGCATCCAACCAGATGCAGTTCCAAAGGACAACGGATCAGGCACCGAATGTGGTAGTGACGGTCACATTGTGAAACGCATTGAAGAATCATCCACAGATCAGGTTATCAAAGAGACCGATCAGCAACATATTACTGAACAAGTGGAACATATTAAAGCCTCAAATGTCGAACAACCTAATAAATCAAAGCAAGTAGAACACATCGAAACGTCAGATGTTGAAAACCCCAAAGAATCAATGATGGATCTAATTCTGAATGCAGATGATCAGCATTTGGAAGCAGATAAAGTAACGTTAGAAGatgaaaacatttctctcacTTTGCAACTCAGTCAGACACAAAGTCACCACAGTGCAGATAAACGTGATATGAAACAAACTTTGGAATCTGTGACAGTAGAGGAACACTTTATAAAGAGTTCTGACATTCTTGTTGACGTTGTTAGTACCAACACCTCTAAAATCCTTGACATACTTGATATTTCAGATGACACCATCAAAACTGTTACTCTTGAACCTGAAAGTCAAAATCACCCGTCTGTGACTATGATGCCTCCTACCCAATGCCCAGAGTCACCATCTAAGCCGTCTGCTCCCACGGACTCAAACAGTCACATGCTCATTGGGTTTTCTGACAAAGGCCTGCTAGAGAATACTTGTACAAACCAAAAGGATGAACAGACAGAATCAGAAAGATCATTTTCTTCTCAGAATCCTCATGATGGGTCACAcgaaaaatccaaactatctgagagtgagaagaaaaatgaatttCTAGATTTAGTCAAGCCAGAGAACTCATTGCATGACCCTGACAAAGATGAAATCTTTCCGGAGACTCAAGCCGAACATTTTATGGAAAGGCAACCACAGCTTTATGACGATCAAATTGATCCTGCTGCATCAGACATGAAGGTGCAGACACAAAGTTCTTCTCCAGAAGAAGCAGGAAATGCTACAAGTCCCCAGATTGTGCAGCGACTTAGCGATGAGCAATTAGGGTCTGCAGACAATCTTGAGGAGCACAAACATAGCCAAAGCAACCAAGAACATCTGCAGGAATCCACAGCTCCAAACCAGTCAAAGACCAATAACACAAGTCAGGAGAACGAGGAGCATTCCGAAGACGACGAGAAAGGGCAGTCCTTTGATTTTGATGACATGGACTCAGACGTAGCTGTAGAAATACAAACCATTACAAATTCCCAGGAAGAGGAAGTCGAGGTAGGTGTTGATGTCCTCAGTGATATGTTGGCGCCGAGTCCAACTAAGCTTCAAGTAGTACaagaaaattcacaagaaaagcCAATGGATCCTGAAGTGTGTGCAGATGTAGCTCCGGCAGACAAAGACCTCCATGTGGAGGCTTTGGGAATTGCGGAAGACCAGAAGGAAAAAATGCGGCAAGAGAAGATTGACGCAACGGATGAGCAAATCTTTGTTACAAAAGACACGCCGCCTAGCAAAGCTGGGGAGTTTAGTGTTTTAGAAAACACACGTGAAGACCAGCCCCCCCCTCAAGCAGTGTCTTTATCAGTAGAAGAAGCGTTAAATGATGTTGGACAACCGCAGGGAGATTTAAGTGCAACCAAAATGGGACGTAACCGAGTGACCGAAAAGCAACCAAAAAATAGCAAGAAGGGCAAAAGCAAAGGCAAAGATGACTGCAAGATGACTTAG
- the lrrfip1a gene encoding uncharacterized protein lrrfip1a isoform X37 — MIFQVQKLSDDDERLSVGSRGSVRADDKDYLEKGSRSASALTATTLTSLGGSSSRRGSVETAITVDAEAAVREIKEIHELKDQIQDVESKYTQNLKEAKDALTEVEEKYRKAMVSNAQLDNEKNNLMYQVDTLKDSLMELEELLSESRREYEEKVKEFEREKHAHSVLQFQLITMKETLKQSEELLNEIRQLRMKQDGFAREISDLQETVEWKDKKIGALERQKEYTDAIRIERDELREEVVKLKDILKKHGIVLGPDMSINGSAGETETEVGTSGDSVPQPAQESSTFPAEGNSMLGSSVETQLRSSGKEEVDQEQHQEAQTGHLSSDRLSNTDRSYLAESHSRRTEEQKMPLKDINGGQRLECQAEADELPITKVFDEQVLSSEFEEITSTEKVNSDLEQKVATSTDITEDNSTNIFEETNEHRTIDESLSSKTQSYLQDRKHSESCSDEGHGRDLQSCPQKEDVINLDTRPQGNLKHSESCTQDIKDSDSSPQEDVKDSELCPQGNLKDSASCPQDDVNDSESCPQEDVSDSESCPQGNLNDSESCPQEDVNDSESCPQEDVNDFESCPQGNLKDSESCPQEDVNDSKSCPQEDVNDSKSCPQEDVNDSKSCPQEDVNDSKSCPQEDVNDSKSCPQEDVNDSKSCPQEDVNDSKSCPQEDVNDSGSCPQEDVNDSGSCPQEDVNDSGSCPQEDVNDSGSCPQEDVNDSGSCPQEDVNDSGSCPQEDVNDSESCPQEKYTKDSELCPQVGNLKDSASESVLGVSNTELQCVTESAEANDDVEEILTNAPPRGANDPGKKKKKKRRGKKKGRSTEERSQPKDHKESTTTCQESIQPDAVPKDNGSGTECGSDGHIVKRIEESSTDQVIKETDQQHITEQVEHIKASNVEQPNKSKQVEHIETSDVENPKESMMDLILNADDQHLEADKVTLEDENISLTLQLSQTQSHHSADKRDMKQTLESVTVEEHFIKSSDILVDVVSTNTSKILDILDISDDTIKTVTLEPESQNHPSVTMMPPTQCPESPSKPSAPTDSNSHMLIGFSDKGLLENTCTNQKDEQTESERSFSSQNPHDGSHEKSKLSESEKKNEFLDLVKPENSLHDPDKDEIFPETQAEHFMERQPQLYDDQIDPAASDMKVQTQSSSPEEAGNATSPQIVQRLSDEQLGSADNLEEHKHSQSNQEHLQESTAPNQSKTNNTSQENEEHSEDDEKGQSFDFDDMDSDVAVEIQTITNSQEEEVEVGVDVLSDMLAPSPTKLQVVQENSQEKPMDPEVCADVAPADKDLHVEALGIAEDQKEKMRQEKIDATDEQIFVTKDTPPSKAGEFSVLENTREDQPPPQAVSLSVEEALNDVGQPQGDLSATKMGRNRVTEKQPKNSKKGKSKGKDDCKMT, encoded by the exons ATG ATCTTTCAGGTCCAGAAG CTTTCAGATGATGATGAACGCTTGTCAGTGGGAAGCCGAGGCAGTGTCAGG GCAGATGACAAGGATTATCTCGAGAAA ggttcCAGATCAGCTTCTGCATTAACAGCAACGACTCTCACCTCACTCGGCGGGTCTTCCTCACGGAGAGGAAGTGTAGAGACTGCCATAACTGTGGATGCCGAGGCTGCAGTGAGAGAAATTAAG GAAATTCATGAACTGAAGGATCAAATTCAAGATGTGGAGTCCAAGTACACACAGAACCTAAAAGAAGCTAAG GATGCATTGACAGAAGTGGAAGAGAAGTATCGTAAGGCCATGGTATCCAACGCCCAGCTGGACAATGAGAAGAACAACCTCATGTACCAGGTGGATACGCTTAAGGACTCGCTGATGGAACTAGAGGAACTCCTGTCTGAGTCCCGGCGGGAGTATGAAGAGAAGGTCAAG GAATTTGAGCGAGAGAAGCATGCCCACAGTGTGCTTCAGTTCCAATTGATAACAATGAAAGAAACACTGAAACAAAGTGAGGAGCTCTTAAAT GAGATCCGTCAGTTGCGTATGAAACAGGACGGTTTTGCTAGAGAGATATCTGACCTACAGGAGACAGTGGAGTGGAAGGATAAGAAAATTGGG GCCTTAGAGCGACAGAAAGAATACACTGATGCAATCCGAATTGAGCGAGATGAGCTCAGAGAAGAGGTTGTGAAGCTAAAAGATATTCTAAAG AAACATGGAATAGTACTGGGACCTGATATGAGCATCAACGGCAGTGCTGGTGAGACAGAAACAGAAGTCGGCACCAGCGGAGACTCTGTTCCTCAACCAGCTCAGGAATCGTCCACTTTCCCAGCAGAGGGGAACAGCATGCTCG GAAGCTCAGTGGAGACTCAGTTGAGAAGTAGTGGCAAGGAAGAGGTGGATCAAGAGCAGCATCAAGAAGCCCAGACCGGTCATTTGAGCTCTGATAGGTTGTCTAATACTGATCGTTCATATTTAGCGGAATCCCATAGCAGAAGAACAGAAGAACAGAAAATGCCGCTCAAAGACATCAATGGTGGCCAAAGGTTGGAATGTCAGGCTGAAGCTGATGAACTTCCAATCACAAAAGTATTTGATGAACAAGTTCTCAGCTCTGAGTTCGAAGAAATCACAAGTACTGAAAAAGTCAACTCAGATTTAGAACAGAAAGTAGCAACAAGCACAGATATTACTGAAGACAACTCCACTAACATCTTTGAGGAGACAAACGAACACAGAACCATAGATGAAAGTCTTTCATCAAAAACACAATCATATCTACAAGATCGCAAACATTCTGAATCATGCTCCGACGAAGGACATGGAAGAGATTTGCAATCATGTCCCCAAAAAGAAGATGTCATTAATTTAGATACACGTCCTCAAGGAAATCTCAAACATTCTGAATCGTGTACACAAGACATCAAAGATTCAGACTCATCTCCCCAAGAAGACGTCAAAGATTCAGAATTGTGTCCTCAAGGAAATCTCAAAGATTCAGCATCATGTCCTCAGGATGATGTCAACGATTCAGAATCATGTCCCCAAGAAGATGTCAGCGATTCAGAATCATGTCCTCAAGGAAATCTCAACGATTCGGAATCGTGTCCCCAAGAGGATGTCAACGATTCCGAATCGTGTCCCCAAGAGGATGTCAACGATTTCGAATCATGTCCTCAAGGAAATCTCAAAGATTCCGAATCGTGTCCCCAAGAGGATGTCAACGATTCCAAATCGTGTCCCCAAGAGGATGTCAACGATTCCAAATCGTGTCCCCAAGAGGACGTCAACGATTCCAAATCGTGTCCCCAAGAGGACGTCAACGATTCCAAATCGTGTCCCCAAGAGGACGTCAACGATTCCAAATCGTGTCCCCAAGAGGACGTCAACGATTCCAAATCGTGTCCCCAAGAGGACGTCAACGATTCCAAATCGTGTCCCCAAGAGGACGTCAACGATTCCGGATCGTGTCCCCAAGAGGACGTCAACGATTCCGGATCGTGTCCCCAAGAGGACGTCAACGATTCCGGATCGTGTCCCCAAGAGGACGTCAACGATTCCGGATCGTGTCCCCAAGAGGACGTCAACGATTCCGGATCGTGTCCCCAAGAGGACGTCAACGATTCCGGATCGTGTCCCCAAGAGGACGTCAACGATTCAGAATCATGTCCccaagaaaaatatacaaaagatTCTGAATTGTGTCCCCAGGTAGGAAATCTTAAAGACTCTGCGTCTGAGTCTGTCCTAGGTGTATCAAATACTGAACTCCAATGTGTAACTGAAAGTGCTGAGGCAAACGATGATGTTGAAGAAATACTAACAAATGCTCCACCTCGGGGTGCTAACGATCCtgggaaaaagaagaaaaagaagaggagAGGCAAAAAGAAAGGAAGGTCCACGGAGGAAAGAAGTCAACCAAAGGACCACAAGGAATCTACTACTACATGTCAAGAAAGCATCCAACCAGATGCAGTTCCAAAGGACAACGGATCAGGCACCGAATGTGGTAGTGACGGTCACATTGTGAAACGCATTGAAGAATCATCCACAGATCAGGTTATCAAAGAGACCGATCAGCAACATATTACTGAACAAGTGGAACATATTAAAGCCTCAAATGTCGAACAACCTAATAAATCAAAGCAAGTAGAACACATCGAAACGTCAGATGTTGAAAACCCCAAAGAATCAATGATGGATCTAATTCTGAATGCAGATGATCAGCATTTGGAAGCAGATAAAGTAACGTTAGAAGatgaaaacatttctctcacTTTGCAACTCAGTCAGACACAAAGTCACCACAGTGCAGATAAACGTGATATGAAACAAACTTTGGAATCTGTGACAGTAGAGGAACACTTTATAAAGAGTTCTGACATTCTTGTTGACGTTGTTAGTACCAACACCTCTAAAATCCTTGACATACTTGATATTTCAGATGACACCATCAAAACTGTTACTCTTGAACCTGAAAGTCAAAATCACCCGTCTGTGACTATGATGCCTCCTACCCAATGCCCAGAGTCACCATCTAAGCCGTCTGCTCCCACGGACTCAAACAGTCACATGCTCATTGGGTTTTCTGACAAAGGCCTGCTAGAGAATACTTGTACAAACCAAAAGGATGAACAGACAGAATCAGAAAGATCATTTTCTTCTCAGAATCCTCATGATGGGTCACAcgaaaaatccaaactatctgagagtgagaagaaaaatgaatttCTAGATTTAGTCAAGCCAGAGAACTCATTGCATGACCCTGACAAAGATGAAATCTTTCCGGAGACTCAAGCCGAACATTTTATGGAAAGGCAACCACAGCTTTATGACGATCAAATTGATCCTGCTGCATCAGACATGAAGGTGCAGACACAAAGTTCTTCTCCAGAAGAAGCAGGAAATGCTACAAGTCCCCAGATTGTGCAGCGACTTAGCGATGAGCAATTAGGGTCTGCAGACAATCTTGAGGAGCACAAACATAGCCAAAGCAACCAAGAACATCTGCAGGAATCCACAGCTCCAAACCAGTCAAAGACCAATAACACAAGTCAGGAGAACGAGGAGCATTCCGAAGACGACGAGAAAGGGCAGTCCTTTGATTTTGATGACATGGACTCAGACGTAGCTGTAGAAATACAAACCATTACAAATTCCCAGGAAGAGGAAGTCGAGGTAGGTGTTGATGTCCTCAGTGATATGTTGGCGCCGAGTCCAACTAAGCTTCAAGTAGTACaagaaaattcacaagaaaagcCAATGGATCCTGAAGTGTGTGCAGATGTAGCTCCGGCAGACAAAGACCTCCATGTGGAGGCTTTGGGAATTGCGGAAGACCAGAAGGAAAAAATGCGGCAAGAGAAGATTGACGCAACGGATGAGCAAATCTTTGTTACAAAAGACACGCCGCCTAGCAAAGCTGGGGAGTTTAGTGTTTTAGAAAACACACGTGAAGACCAGCCCCCCCCTCAAGCAGTGTCTTTATCAGTAGAAGAAGCGTTAAATGATGTTGGACAACCGCAGGGAGATTTAAGTGCAACCAAAATGGGACGTAACCGAGTGACCGAAAAGCAACCAAAAAATAGCAAGAAGGGCAAAAGCAAAGGCAAAGATGACTGCAAGATGACTTAG